One Brassica napus cultivar Da-Ae chromosome A5, Da-Ae, whole genome shotgun sequence DNA window includes the following coding sequences:
- the LOC106451007 gene encoding uncharacterized protein LOC106451007: protein MTNNVFVHFTYEDCMYGISVKASVEDVTLSMLHEKIYKKLGLDERKEKLKLSYIPMVIRCKKAVTIADDDDLYVYLGCVDKENQRCLLVVESSERSGARPQDKLSIAGKSSVGMNYNDLQLLEHEVGPNAITLYVGENQGNNEVSAKETGTGMETDTGMETDTAAETDTAAETDTGMENDTAAETDKGMENDTAAETDTGMENDTATENETAAENETAAETDTVHPTADKYVEEPPAIVRSSCIEEWGDGLSLNKHDEFPSKKAIQEMVDRAAYCECYRYVTKKSDRNRLVITCSQADCKWVIRASRIAGTEIFSIKSYTKMHTCSRTQQSDSNDKRRASAEVVASFLNEEFPGDVQTPTPKDIKALVKSKLGVMISYSTALRGKNLASCDTRGSPEDSYRMMYSYLFMLEKMNTGTKTSVKLDDSGKFKYLFIALGACIEGFAVMRKVIVVDATWLKNGYGGVLIFAKAQDPNRHCYPLAFAVLDGENHASWTWFFEMLRSVIPDSSELVFMSDRNPSLIFAIANVYPQAHHGHCLWHLKENVKGHASNVTKDVVGHRFMELGKMYTMADFNAAYERFKLRFPSAYTYVEEKTEKDKWARVFFPRDRYNLDTSNSVESMNKVFREARRWALIPMLDCIIRTFSDWFNQRRKDAVSQSLGTMLVPLVENYLHDLWVLARTLPVRELNSYELEYEVKDSHGKMFLTNLIAKTCTCKVWDYEKIPCLHGLAAYIYYTNEVDNGGGRSRDINIVYHELCSKYYWTELWALAYCRTIYAVPDMSVWEVPDHIRELKIIPPDPIKRKGRKRVNRLPSGGERRRRTQNKKRPRQNFGFNWLLFGNGSSPSEQNTA from the coding sequence ATGACCAATAACGTATTCGTACATTTTACATATGAAGACTGCATGTATGGTATATCTGTGAAGGCATCAGTGGAGGATGTGACGTTGTCAATGTTACATGAAAAGATATATAAGAAGCTTGGGTTGGATGAACGTAAGGAAAAACTGAAATTGAGCTACATTCCGATGGTGATACGTTGCAAGAAAGCTGTAACTATTGCTGATGATGACGATCTTTATGTTTACCTCGGATGTGTCGATAAAGAGAACCAAAGATGTCTTTTGGTTGTGGAGAGTAGTGAAAGGTCGGGAGCGAGACCACAAGATAAACTTTCGATAGCGGGTAAAAGTTCTGTTGGTATGAACTACAACGATTTGCAGCTATTGGAACATGAAGTTGGACCTAATGCCATTACATTGTACGTTGGTGAGAACCAGGGGAATAACGAGGTGAGTGCTAAAGAGACTGGTACTGGTATGGAGACTGATACTGGTATGGAGACTGATACGGCTGCGGAGACTGATACGGCTGCGGAGACTGATACAGGTATGGAGAATGATACGGCTGCGGAGACTGATAAAGGTATGGAGAATGATACGGCTGCGGAAACTGATACTGGTATGGAGAATGATACTGCTACGGAGAATGAAACGGCTGCGGAGAATGAAACGGCTGCGGAGACTGATACCGTACATCCAACCGCCGATAAGTATGTTGAAGAGCCACCTGCAATAGTACGGAGTAGTTGTATAGAGGAATGGGGCGATGGTTTGAGTCTTAATAAACATGACGAATTTCCAAGTAAGAAGGCAATTCAGGAGATGGTGGATAGAGCTGCATATTGTGAATGTTATCGTTATGTCACTAAAAAGTCAGATCGAAATCGATTGGTGATAACATGTTCGCAAGCTGACTGCAAATGGGTAATACGAGCTTCAAGGATTGCTGGGACAGAAATTTTCTCAATAAAAAGCTACACGAAGATGCATACATGCTCGCGGACACAACAAAGTGACAGCAACGACAAGAGAAGAGCGTCAGCAGAAGTAGTGGCAAGTTTTTTGAATGAGGAATTCCCAGGAGATGTGCAAACTCCAACTCCAAAAGATATTAAGGCTCTGGTTAAGTCCAAACTTGGTGTCATGATATCCTACTCCACAGCATTGCGTGGAAAGAATTTGGCTTCTTGTGATACACGTGGTAGTCCGGAAGATAGCTACAGGATGATGTATAGCTATTTGTTCATGTTAGAGAAAATGAACACGGGAACAAAAACTAGTGTGAAATTGGATGACTCAGGTAAATTCAAGTACCTCTTCATAGCGTTGGGAGCTTGCATTGAAGGGTTTGCAGTTATGAGAAAAGTGATTGTTGTCGATGCAACATGGCTGAAGAACGGATATGGGGGTGTTCTAATTTTTGCCAAAGCTCAAGATCCTAACCGTCATTGCTATCCACTTGCGTTTGCTGTACTTGATGGAGAGAATCATGCTAGTTGGACCTGGTTTTTTGAGATGCTTAGAAGCGTTATACCAGACTCTTCTGAactggttttcatgagtgataGAAATCCAAGTCTGATATTTGCAATAGCAAACGTGTACCCTCAGGCTCACCATGGTCATTGTTTATGGCATTTGAAGGAAAATGTTAAAGGGCATGCTTCTAACGTCACCAAAGATGTAGTCGGGCATAGATTCATGGAGTTGGGAAAGATGTACACAATGGCTGATTTCAATGCTGCTTACGAAAGATTTAAGCTAAGGTTCCCTTCAGCTTACACGTATGTGGAGGAgaaaactgaaaaagacaaatgGGCAAGGGTTTTTTTCCCACGTGACAGGTACAACTTGGACACAAGCAACAGCGTGGAATCAATGAACAAAGTGTTTAGAGAGGCAAGGAGGTGGGCCTTGATACCAATGCTGGATTGTATCATTAGGACATTCTCTGATTGGTTTAATCAACGTCGGAAGGATGCTGTTTCACAATCATTGGGTACCATGCTAGTGCCTCTGGTTGAGAACTACTTGCACGATCTATGGGTTCTTGCGCGAACGCTACCTGTGCGGGAGCTTAATAGTTATGAGCTAGAGTACGAGGTCAAGGATAGTCATGGGAAGATGTTTTTGACGAACTTGATTGCCAAAACTTGTACTTGCAAGGTGTGGGATTATGAAAAGATTCCTTGTCTGCACGGACTGGCTGCTTATATCTATTACACTAATGAGGTGGATAATGGGGGTGGTAGGAGCCGTGATATCAACATAGTATATCATGAGTTGTGCTCAAAATACTATTGGACGGAACTGTGGGCATTGGCGTATTGCAGGACAATTTATGCTGTGCCAGACATGTCTGTATGGGAAGTCCCGGATCACATCAGGGAGCTGAAGATCATACCTCCGGATCCTATCAAGCGGAAGGGAAGGAAAAGAGTTAATAGACTTCCATCTGGTGGAGAACGCCGTAGGAGGACACAGAACAAAAAGCGGCCTAGGCAAAATTTTGGTTTCAATTGGCTGTTATTTGGAAATGGTTCAAGCCCTTCAGAGCAGAACACGGCCTAA
- the LOC106451008 gene encoding B3 domain-containing protein REM7-like isoform X1, producing MVPIPYLKSPNQTRFPLIFGKPFPLSTLRRHNRGRSPLPPPATANSTEEETPDQQRPIPPIATQPKMVQPQEPHFFQPLLPGFQTHLTIPIVFFSKHIQGKTNGNTWTLTSDAMDQTWQVIQEERRLTRGWKEFAEAHDLRIGDIVIFKLKGSMVFHVTPFGPSCCDIQYTYPNSMEEAHDHQNNTGTGARFSYSWDYCFKAEVTDSNVREDKLVSETSVLLCTYTSLCCSDTYVYVLLLQNLPVGATGCNALNKECKKAKLVNIEGKAWNVSMRFNESGGFYYIKGWRKFCAENKCHIGDSFVFNVVGDGNTLPLMCVCSPSKECLKSAGDIASSSRVN from the exons ATGGTACCAATTCCCTATCTTAAATCCCCAAACCAGACCCGATTCCCTCTCATTTTCGGGAAGCCCTTCCCTCTCTCGACACTTCGGCGACACAACCGAGGGAGATCCCCGCTACCCCCACCAGCGACGGCCAATTCCACCGAAGAGGAGACTCCTGACCAGCAACGGCCAATCCCACCGATAGCGACACAACCGAAG ATGGTGCAACCGCAAGAACCTCATTTCTTCCAACCTTTGCTTCCTGGATTCCAGACTCACTTG ACAATACCCATTGTATTTTTCTCCAAGCACATCCAAGGGAAGACGAATGGGAACACATGGACACTAACATCCGACGCTATGGATCAAACATGGCAAGTGATACAAGAAGAGAGGCGACTCACCCGAGGTTGGAAGGAGTTCGCTGAGGCACATGACCTTCGAATAGGAGACATTGTCATCTTCAAACTCAAAGGTTCCATGGTCTTTCACGTCACTCCCTTTGGTCCGAGCTGCTGTGACATCCAGTACACATATCCCAACTCAATGGAAGAAGCCCATGACCACCAGAACAATA CAGGAACAGGGGCTAGGTTTTCTTACTCGTGGGACTACTGTTTTAAGGCTGAGGTCACGGATTCTAATGTCCGTGAAGACAAACTTGTGAGTGAAACGAGTGTTCTTTTGTGTACTTACACATCTTTATGTTGTTCTGACACATATGTTTATGTTCTTTTGTTGCAGAATCTCCCTGTGGGGGCTACTGGTTGTAATGCTCTGAACAAAGAATGCAAGAAGGCGAAACTAGTGAACATAGAGGGAAAGGCGTGGAATGTGTCAATGCGATTTAACGAATCAGGCGGCTTCTACTACATCAAAGGGTGGAGAAAGTTCTGTGCTGAAAACAAATGCCACATTGGAGACAGCTTTGTCTTCAATGTGGTTGGAGATGGGAACACTTTGCCATTGATGTGTGTCTGTTCTCCAAGTAAGGAGTGTCTTAAATCTGCAGGTGACATTGCTTCTTCCTCCCGGGTGAACTAG
- the LOC106451008 gene encoding B3 domain-containing protein REM7-like isoform X2 — protein sequence MVPIPYLKSPNQTRFPLIFGKPFPLSTLRRHNRGRSPLPPPATANSTEEETPDQQRPIPPIATQPKMVQPQEPHFFQPLLPGFQTHLTIPIVFFSKHIQGKTNGNTWTLTSDAMDQTWQVIQEERRLTRGWKEFAEAHDLRIGDIVIFKLKGSMVFHVTPFGPSCCDIQYTYPNSMEEAHDHQNNTGTGARFSYSWDYCFKAEVTDSNVREDKLNLPVGATGCNALNKECKKAKLVNIEGKAWNVSMRFNESGGFYYIKGWRKFCAENKCHIGDSFVFNVVGDGNTLPLMCVCSPSKECLKSAGDIASSSRVN from the exons ATGGTACCAATTCCCTATCTTAAATCCCCAAACCAGACCCGATTCCCTCTCATTTTCGGGAAGCCCTTCCCTCTCTCGACACTTCGGCGACACAACCGAGGGAGATCCCCGCTACCCCCACCAGCGACGGCCAATTCCACCGAAGAGGAGACTCCTGACCAGCAACGGCCAATCCCACCGATAGCGACACAACCGAAG ATGGTGCAACCGCAAGAACCTCATTTCTTCCAACCTTTGCTTCCTGGATTCCAGACTCACTTG ACAATACCCATTGTATTTTTCTCCAAGCACATCCAAGGGAAGACGAATGGGAACACATGGACACTAACATCCGACGCTATGGATCAAACATGGCAAGTGATACAAGAAGAGAGGCGACTCACCCGAGGTTGGAAGGAGTTCGCTGAGGCACATGACCTTCGAATAGGAGACATTGTCATCTTCAAACTCAAAGGTTCCATGGTCTTTCACGTCACTCCCTTTGGTCCGAGCTGCTGTGACATCCAGTACACATATCCCAACTCAATGGAAGAAGCCCATGACCACCAGAACAATA CAGGAACAGGGGCTAGGTTTTCTTACTCGTGGGACTACTGTTTTAAGGCTGAGGTCACGGATTCTAATGTCCGTGAAGACAAACTT AATCTCCCTGTGGGGGCTACTGGTTGTAATGCTCTGAACAAAGAATGCAAGAAGGCGAAACTAGTGAACATAGAGGGAAAGGCGTGGAATGTGTCAATGCGATTTAACGAATCAGGCGGCTTCTACTACATCAAAGGGTGGAGAAAGTTCTGTGCTGAAAACAAATGCCACATTGGAGACAGCTTTGTCTTCAATGTGGTTGGAGATGGGAACACTTTGCCATTGATGTGTGTCTGTTCTCCAAGTAAGGAGTGTCTTAAATCTGCAGGTGACATTGCTTCTTCCTCCCGGGTGAACTAG
- the LOC106351558 gene encoding protein RALF-like 19, with amino-acid sequence MGIKFLLILCLLTLAVVAESANVTWSLTRSCVNGQGCIGDDDGLESLMDSETNRRQLAARRRYISYGALKKNNVPCSRRGRSYYDCTKRKRANPYRRGCSIITHCYRLTS; translated from the coding sequence ATGGGTATCAAGTTCTTGTTGATCCTTTGCCTCTTGACCCTGGCTGTAGTCGCTGAATCAGCCAATGTCACGTGGTCCCTGACAAGATCTTGTGTCAATGGACAAGGTTGCATTGGAGACGATGATGGGCTTGAGTCCTTGATGGATTCTGAGACTAACCGGCGGCAACTAGCCGCAAGGCGAAGGTACATCAGTTACGGTGCACTCAAGAAGAACAATGTGCCATGTAGCCGTCGTGGCCGGTCTTACTACGATTGCACGAAGAGGAAAAGGGCTAACCCTTACAGGCGTGGGTGCAGCATCATCACGCATTGCTACAGGCTGACTTCTTAA